The genomic region aacaactatagtattacACACatttggggctctattttaatgatctaggcacaaagtctaaagcacatggcacaaactcattaagggcatgtccgaatttacttttgctattttaaggatggaaaaataggGTTGCCGAGGCGCATAGTCTAACAAGGTTTtgcttattctctttatgagtTATGGCTGTGTTTTGATCATAACGTGCattgaaccaatcagagtcttatctcctattgcctttaagagtcaggTGCATCATTCCATGGcaaatttgctatttacatggtgaactttgtaaatggaaaaactgaaagcttaactagcaagaaaacagttaaacaagccatctgcagcacaaggataaagaacgagccacTTTCTATTctacctctttactttacttttactatttacttctttacttttgtggataaggaaacattgTTGCACTTACTccaaatagcaacgcaccaacaatgtgccataacacacctcctttctagagcGACACACCCGTTATTCCACAAAGCAGTCCAaacagatttgctatttaaacaacatggcgcaaaacagaaaaaaaaaaatagtgttgcgttggtctgaaaatagcaaaaaataaataaatcgcaccaaacacgtcttgcaccttattgtgtcGGGTGTATTATAGGGCCCATTATCTAATATTGTACAAAGTTTTCTATAACGAAGGTatgttatactacaatacaccaacGTTACTTTAGTGAAAGCAAAATTATACAATATCTATTACAGTTTATCACATCATTTTAGCTAGTACTACAgtatagcattcattaacaatgagaacaattaaatgaaactctggaggaaacatgaatagcatggtgacgcaatgatgttaatcagtCTATgcctataacatgtaaaatggcatcATGAAAAGATCATGTAAACTCCATAATAATATTGTGTtcttattcaaattaaatcaACTAATTCGATTAATGATGTCCACATAAACATAGCCAATGAGTTGTACTTACTATAATGTATACTGCATAATACACTTTACAATAGTATGGTTAAAACACTGGATTTATAGTTATAATTAGGGTTTTTCAGATAATTAAAAGATTAACATCAATATCTGGGAggtatttaaaagtgttttaacaTTTTGATCAGTGCTctttaatagtttatttgtaAGTATTTTATAGTGAGAATATACAGTATACAAGAACTATGCTTAAAAACTCTACTATTTTACCTTTGgtaggaaataaaatatattcaatattcaaATACGCAGTGGCCCTGTACATCTACTGCATATTTATGGTATGCCCTTACAAATTAAAGTTCAAGAGTTCTAAATCATTCACAATACATAGAACAGCGCAATCTCTCAATCTTTTCCTCAGACCCTCATGTCTCTTTCCAGGATTTCCACACAGATTCTTTAAAAAGTCCACTTCTAATCACTGCGAGGGATGTTTCTAAAGAAGGTTATCAAAATTATGTAAATCACTTAATCTCTCAATTGCCACAGATTCAATCTTAAAGATGTCagtttttagaaaacatttttttttttttaaacaagctaGTAATCTTTAGAAACCACACATTTGAAGTTTAAAAACAGGTTCTTGTATTCAAGTGTTCTTTccttgaaaaatgttgaaacttTAATCCATATGCAGTAGTATTTTTGCTTTTAcacactttttgtgtgtgtgtgtgtgtgtgtgtgtgtgtgtgcgtgcgtgtgtgtgtgtgtgtgtgtgtgtgtgtgtgtgtgtgtgtgtgttcatatggtTTGTATTACTCACCAGATGTCCCCACAAGCATAGCGATAGcagtaaaatttgtattttgggGACATTTATTTTagggtccccatgaggaaaacggcATATGAATCACAAATACAtaacttttatgaaaatgtaaaagggcagattgtttcctgtgagaggAGTAAGGTTGGGGTAGGCAAAATAATATATAGTATTGGCaatttaaaaatcattatgtctatggTAAGTCCCTATAAAGTTAGCTTTACAAGTGTTATGGTCATTAGCTGGAGTACCCAACAGACTCACTAGAGGGCATTCCAGATATATGAACACTAAACCAGCCATTCACCTGGACTACATTTCACATAATGTTTTGCATCTCACAGCTGAAACCATTTACTAATCTCTAATCTCTaatttactaaaacacacacacacacacacaccatacttgccaacactcccgtttttccccagagcctcccgtatttcagacccatctcccacccatctcctgtattgttctgtctcccggaaaactcctggaaTTACACCCCACCACCTTACCCccccggaaaactcctgtaattccAACATTCCCCCACCAAcacctcagctttttggtacagtccggGTAGCTTTTTGGTTCAGTCGCAATCATCTTCATACCCGATCCCCGCTCTTAGGTCTGCGCGCACCTTCCAGACCCCGCTCTTCACTTCGAGCACACCCCCGGATAAAATCTCCCAGATTTTTAGATCTGAATGTTGACAAGtatgacacactcacacacacatactctctcacacacacacacacacacacagctgatcaTTGATACTGATTGCATGCACTGTAGAATGAGACTTCGAGAAATGTGGAAACAGTTGAAGAAAATTTGTTGAAGCTTCAAAACATTTCTCTACAGTGATGCTCAGTGGTCTTTTTAGTTTTTGCACTAAAACAGCTTTTACGCGAATTGAGGAAATATACCCCACGTTGTACAGTCAAAATATCAAGTGATTTAACGGAATGCCTAGAGTTCCTGTCTGCCATGCAAATATACTGAGTTCAAATTCAGGGTGAAGCAACTATAGTaacttaaaaatagtttttattgcTCTGTCCTTGCTATGTTTTGTCTTACAATTGGCCTGACATCCAAATGAactctttgtgaataaatatgtattgttttggtcataaaaatcaTCATTAATAAAAGACATCAAGTCACAATTTCTGAATTTTTGAACAAGCAGAGGTTCAGGACACCCACGGTGCAGTTGCACTATGCCCATAGACAGTCCACTAAGCTAGGTGCAATAGTGGTTTTGTTTCCGACCCTGTCCacaaacacatactgtatttGCCAGGTCTTGGAATGCTTGTGAAACCAGTCATTTGAATCACTCTAGTCACGTGACTTGGGTGTTTTGAAATGCTTAGGAGCAGTGTTTAGTAACATTTGCATTGGTATTGCATCGCTACTTCACTGTgagatattgttttgttttatgactAATGTTTCTTGTTTCCTTGGTTTTTATTCTCAGACTGTTTCTTGTTTTATGATTGTTTGCTGCCTGCCCTGACCTTTGCCTGTTTATTGGATTTACCCTTTTTGTATTACCGTTTACATTGTTGTTTGCACCTGTCTTGACCTCTGCCTGCCTGGCCATTCTTTATAATAAAGTTGCAACTGGAACTTCACCTCCATTGCTACACCCTCATCATTACAAtaagtgtgtgtctgtttggTCATAAGaagattcaagagttcacacttagctgatgattaattataagcttgtttggcatgctgtcccgggagagagccctgagctcataagatcttcgagcccggggctccctcccgttgcaaggcgagaagggagtttgagctcaggtagatctcgagaactccccgctgtaataaccaatgaacagccagtgattgcttgagagataaccattacAAGGAGCATGTCTaaagtgccggtttggattagtcaattaacttatgttgcatgtttttggacggtgggaggaaaccgggaaacccgggggaaacccacgtgagcacggggagaaaatgcaaacttcgcacagaaatgtctgctggtttggtaaagcctagaaccagagacattcttgctgtgaggcaacagtgctaagcactgggccaccgtgtcacccatctaggaagaaggaggagtaggggtggatggggggattcttcaaaacgaagatagcggtggtacgtaacccagggtatttgtagtagcttaggagtcgtctgattggttcattgagaattggataatgcggatccagccgctagcaatcataagcacgtgatcctctcgaaacttgtttataactaaacttcacttcaagagttcacacttagctgatgattaattataagcttgtttggcatgctgtcccgggagagagccctgagctcataagatcttcgagcccggggctccctcccgttgcaaggcgagaagggagtttgagctcaggtagatctcgagaactccccaaaatgccatatatagctcgggacagcagccgcgtatttaagaaccccccaaaatgcagatgtaacaatgccatatccggctgctggatatattgatattttaggaagAGAGGCTCCTGCGGGAGCCGAGGAAAGTAAACTCCTGCGTGAGTCCAAGCGGAGGCGTGGGAAGGGCTGTATTGACTCCTGAGGGAGTCAAGCTTAgatacactcctgcgggagtgagaGCTGGGGTGGCAGGCTCCTGCGGGAGTGGGGAAGGTATtgggcggtgaagactcctgcatgagatggtgtgtggtgggccagggggggcatgaactcctgcgggagttgaagctcgttttagtcactcctgcgggagttagagctggggATTGAGGGCCTAAGCGGAAGTAGTAGAATCAATACTGAAAGAAAACAGTTAGCGGAGAAAATTTGCCTCAAGGAAATTATTGGGGGAAATGACAGATAGGGAGATAAGGGAGGAGATAAAAGAAGCGGTAAAAAGGTAGCAAAAGTACTCAACGCTGTAAGGAAGTAAAGAAAGGGCAAATAATTGCCAggcggaggatctcgacgccggaaagaagaaaaggagagtataaatgtaaaatatatatacatatataaatatatatatatatatatatatataaataaaattcgataagtaagggccagggaggggcagtgaatggctcctgcgggagtcgaagctcggggcgacccctgcgggggtcagagctgaTGTGGGCATTTCTCCTGCTGTAGTCTAGGGAAGGGAGGGGGCGGTGGAGACTACTGTAGGAGGTGGCCGGGgcgagactcctgcgggagtcgaagctcgttttagtgactcctgcgggagttagagctgaggATTGAGGGCCTATGGGAAGAGAAAGAGTAGCGAAGTAATTCGCTGAAAAGAGATGGATAAAAAGAGGGTggcggaggatctcgacgccggaaGGAAGAAAGGAGAAAGGATATACCTGCATGCGtgtgcatgcacgcacacatatttgcgcacacacacacacacgcacgtaaaGCACACACATATACCTGCTCGTACGTGTGTGCATACCATTCGTAAAGGCTGGGGGCGgtgatgactcctgcgggagtcgaagctcggagcaacccctgcgggggttagagccaGGGGGGGGGTGGGGTTCCAGTAAGAGTGGGGAGAAAGGAGGGGGCAGCGATGCTCCTACTGGAGGTGAGACTGTGAAGGGGTGGCCAGGGATGGGCTTGAGGTGAcccctgcgggagtcgaagctcgggttagacccctgcgggggtcagagACATGAGGGGGGGGGTCCAGTAAGCATAGGGAGGAAGGAGGGGGAGGTGATGGCTCTTACTAAAGGTGTTGCTGTGGAGGGATAGCTGGGGATGAGCTTAAAGTGACTCCTGTAGAAGTCGAAGCTTAGGTAGGCCCCTGCGGGGGTTGGAGCTGTAGGGTGAGATGGCAAGCGTAGCACAGCTTGAGCAGTGGGTAGAGCATAAGCACATAAATATATGAACATACACATATGCATGCCCTGGTCGTATGCATGAGCGCACACTCACACGTACTCACTCGCTTGCATGCGCAAGTGAACGTACGTACAGGCACTCTGACGAACATGGACCTAAAGGCACGtgcatatatgcatacataaatacacccacacgcacatatacatatataaatatataaacacatggATACGCATACAGACGTACGAACGCatgcacacatgcgcacacacgtACTCGCAGCCTTTCTTCCAGCGAACGCGcatgcgcacacacgcgcacacacacacacacacacacacacacacacatgcacacacacgtatGCCCATACATAAAATAGGGTCGAGCTCGAACCCTTAATCAGGGGTATGCTGTTAACTGGTTAGGGCTAGCTGGGCTTCCTTGAGGTGGGATTGGCTAAGGCGAATGTAGGCTTTGAAGGCATTGGAGGACCAGCGGCCTAGTGTCTGGATTTGATGTGAGGATAGACCTTTGTGAGCTGCTATGGTGGCTGCGCCGATTCTGAATGAATGGCTGGAATATGATTCGGGGATAAAGCCTGACAGGCGGATAACTTCTTTtaagtgtttttgaaaccaaaaacGGGTTACTGGACGATTGTCGTCATCAGTAAAAAGTGGGGCAAGTGGGTTAGGCTCTTGTGATCTTCTTAGATGGAAAAATGCTAGGAGAGTTTGGAAGGGGCGTGTGGGGgagaaaatattgaaaatgtaaatgaaataccCATTACCTGACTgatctgttttgctttgcttaataaagaAGGCAAGGGTTTCGGCATCCTGTAAGGTTAGATCAGACATTGTTGGGTGTATGGCAGGGTTAAATTTGGATGTAATTGCCATTTCTGAACACCTCAGGAAGCCAAAAAAAGCCAGAGTGAACATAGCGTctagtgtgtgggctgtatgaggtgAAAGGTATCCTTTGCGGAGTGTACTGATGCATTTTGAGAAAATGTTGAGTGTAATAGGTAATCTGGTGTCAGGAAGGGGGGGGTGTATTTTCTGGATACCTTTAATGAGGAGGGAGGTCTGTGCATTGGAAATGGCTTCTGAGGGGGACCCGTGTATCAATTTAtggaaaaattgaattccactGAGGTAGCTTTTAATTGAGCTAGCCAGGAAATTTTTGGCAGTATGGAGGTGGGAAATAAAGGAGGTGATGGAAAGCAGTGAGAATTCTGGGAAATGTAATTGGTAGAGGGTGTGGAAATGTTTGAATGATTTCCATGCAGTGAGATATGATTGAAGTGTTCTCGGGGCAACAGCGTGAAGGATGAGGGATATGGAAGTTTCGTGAAGGTGATGTAATGGATGATTTAAGGCAATATCATTAGAGAATAATGTGGGACAGGTGTTGGATGCTGGTCTGCTTCTGGTGCCAAGAGCCGAAATTTCTGAAAAAGAAAGCGAGAGAGAGAATCAGCAATTTGATTTTTACAACCTGGGACATGTTCGGCAGTCATGATAAATTGTTTTTGGGCTGACGTCCAAACTAGGcgtcttaataaaggcataataGGAGGTGAATGCGAGCGTCCTTTATTTATGCAATGAACGGTAGCTTCGTTGTCACAATGGACAAGAATGCTGGAGGCGGACCATTCGTCACCCCATAGAAGAGCAGCTGCGACTATGGGGTAGAGCTCGAAAAGGGCAGATGATTGCTGATTTTTTGGTAAACCGAGCATTTCGGGGGGCCACGTTGAAGCGAACCAGTGACCTTGGTAAAAGCCGCCGAACCCGACTGAGGGGGCGGCGTCAGTGAATAAATTAATATCTCTCGGTGATGAAATCAAGTCACTGTAGAAAAAGGAACAGCCGTTCCATTGCTTAAGGAAAGAAATCCATAAGCGGAGTTCATTGCGACTGGGTTTAGAAAGAGTTATTGTATCTTCTAAACCGGGAACCGAGGAGGAGAGCTGGAGTAGGTGAGTAATGAACGGGCGGCCTTGGGGAATTATGCGCATGGCAAAATTGAAATGCCCGAGAATAGATAAAAGCTCACGTTTAGTGCAAGTTTGTTTCTCCAGAAAGATTTGAGATAGGGAGATTATGCGGTCGGTTTTCTCTTTAGGAAGAGATGCTTGAAATTTATTTGAATCTAGGTTAATGCCCAGGAATTCTATGGAAGTGCTGGGACCAGCTGTTTTTTCCTCTGCGAGGGGGATACCTAGTTTTTCGAAAACCTTTTGGGTGATCGTTAGGTGTTTCGCCGGGGGCGAGGAGGGGGGGGAAACGAGGAGAAAATCATCAAGCAGATGGATGATATGCGGGATTTCGTAGTTATTAGATAAAATCCAGCATAATGCTTCTGAAAGCATATCGAAAATTTTGGGGCTACTTTTGCAGCCGAAGGTTAG from Danio aesculapii chromosome 3, fDanAes4.1, whole genome shotgun sequence harbors:
- the LOC130220584 gene encoding mucin-2-like, which codes for MPEDQDINPLNHPANIDTPPATQYHPAPQDPLLQPEDQTRGRKITRSATTRPPRHRSPSPATSRTHNISPTSSYASASSIIQPTKRITVTELRKLLADLGIHAPKNLNKPELLKLYTNATSDSHPSLSPSARSTTRKTSSRYTPYTQPPRSQTGKRKSKQKHISSHTPSGEHPLETRQLQTTSPTFHQREPNQDPIYAIHSFNQTGSTPFSWPPAPPSAQTSPHMPSTSASHFNPNISVPPAFLLNQSFPPQPSTSHPLSSDPTSSAQPRYLPSSSRPLARTNTEPVIHSTLPTPVSTSRPPFTLYTATPLPPPQNALAMEPPPVSNTTRNQILSEISALGTRSRPASNTCPTLFSNDIALNHPLHHLHETSISLILHAVAPRTLQSYLTAWKSFKHFHTLYQLHFPEFSLLSITSFISHLHTAKNFLASSIKSYLSGIQFFHKLIHGSPSEAISNAQTSLLIKGIQKIHPPLPDTRLPITLNIFSKCISTLRKGYLSPHTAHTLDAMFTLAFFGFLRCSEMAITSKFNPAIHPTMSDLTLQDAETLAFFIKQSKTDQSGNGYFIYIFNIFSPTRPFQTLLAFFHLRRSQEPNPLAPLFTDDDNRPVTRFWFQKHLKEVIRLSGFIPESYSSHSFRIGAATIAAHKGLSSHQIQTLGRWSSNAFKAYIRLSQSHLKEAQLALTS